The genomic window ATGTGGCGCGAGGCTGTGGCTTCGCGGGATAAGTTGGTGGCACTGCAAAACGAGCTTCGCGTTGCCCATGAGATGCAGCAGTCGATCCTGCCGAAGATCTTTCCCAACAAACCGGGCTATCAGCTATTTGGAAACATGGAGCCTGCACGCGAAGTGGGCGGTGACTTTTTTGATATTATCAATCTGGAAAATGACTGTGTCGGTCTGGCAATTGCCGATGTTTCCGATAAGGGTGTACCGGCTGCTCTATTCATGATGTCCAGTCGCACGTTGATGAAAGGAGCCGCAATTGGCAGATCAAGTCCGGCCGAGGTGTTGAGCGAGGTCAATAATCTCCTGCAGGAAGACAACGACGCAGCGATGTTTGTCACCGTGTTTTACGCCGAATACAATCCGGGGAGTGGGGTGCTGTCGTACGCCAACGGAGGGCACAATCCCCCGATTGTCGTCCATGCAGATGGCAGCTCGACTGTGCTCCCCCAGACCAACGGAATTGCTCTGGGTATCATGCCAGATATTGAATACGAACAAAACTCAGTCACTCTGTCGCCTGGCGATGCCCTCGTGCTCTACACAGATGGTGTTACGGAAGCGATGAATGCCCAGAATGAGGAGTTTGAGATGGAGCGCTTGTGTGCCGTATTGTCCGAACATTGTTCGTGTGATGTCCGCGAAATTAATCAGGCGGTTTTTCAAGCTGTGCAGGCATTTGCGGGTGATATGCCCCAGTTTGACGATATGACTTGTATGACACTTTTTTGCAGAGAGATAGGAATATGAAGGTGAAACGTTCTCTATGTATTGCGTCGGATCTCAACGAGTTGGAGCGGCTCCACGATGCCGTGGCAGAACTCGGCGAGGCGGGGGATTGGCCCCCCGATCTCGTGTACCAGGTTGATCTCGTTCTCGAAGAATTGATCGTCAATACTGTGAACTACGGATACGACGACGATGCACGCCACGAGATTGAGGTCACGCTGACCTCGGATGAGGATGTCTTCACCGTTGAGATTATAGACGATGGACATGCCTTTAATCCACTGAGTGACGCTCCCGAACCGGATCTGGACGCGGGGATAGAAGATCGGCCGATAGGGGGGCTTGGCATCCATCTGATGCGCGTTATGATGGACGATGTACACTATCGCCGCGAGCAGAATAAGAATCATCTTACTCTGATTAAGCGGAGGAATGGATGAGGAGAACGCGCTACATTTGTGCGGTTTTATTACTCGTCTTGCTGATTGTAGAAATCCGCGCGGAAGAATCTGGAATTTCTGACGAGCGCATCCTTTTTGGGCAGTCCGCCGCCTTTAGTGGCCCCGCTCAAGAATTGGGCAAGGACATGCGGATTGGTATTGAGGCAGCTTTTCAGGAGGCCAACGCTCGGGGCGGTGTGCATGGTCGGCAACTCACGTTGTTGTCTCTCGACGATGCATACGAACCCGAAGCTGCTATCGCCAATACCCGTCGTCTGATTGAACAGGAAGGGGTTTTCGCGCTGATCGGTGCTGTCGGTACGCCTACATCGCTCTCTGCCACCCCTGTGGCCGCAGCTGCTGACGTCCCCTACATCGCCCCCTTTACCGGTGCGGCCTTCCTGCGTGAGGCCAGGTGGCAAAACGTGATTAACCTGCGGGCGTCTTATAACCAGGAGACTGAGGCTATGGTTGCTCGTTTGACCACAGACCTGGGTATTAAACGCATTGCTGTTATGTACCAGGATGACTCTTTTGGTCGGGCGGGTTATCGCGGCGTGCGGCAGGCACTTGAGCGGCGTAGCATGGCCCCGGTGGCAATAGGGGTGTACCAGCGCAATACCACGGCGGTGAAGACAGGTCTGCTCAACCTGCATAGTGCAAATCCCGATGCAGTCATCTTGATAGGGGCCTACCGGCCGGTGGCAACGCTGATTGCCTGGGCGCGACACATAGGGCTGGATCCCGTATTCATGACCATCTCTTTTGTGGGCAGCAATGCGTTGGCGAGGGAACTCGGTCGCGGTGGTGCTGGGGTCTTCGTTACTCAGGTCGTACCTTTTCCAACCGATAACACGCTCCCCGTTGGTCTTGCCTATCGCCGTGCCCTAACGGCACACGCCCCCGAAGCGACTCCTGGTTTTGTCTCCTACGAAGGCTATTTGGCGGGGCGATTGGCTATCGCCGCTCTCGAACGCTGTGGCAGAGAGGTTGACCGCGTTGGGTTTCTCAAGAATTTACGCGGTACAGATACTATTGATCTGGACGGCTTTGAACTTCGCTATGGCGCAAATGACAATCAGGGTTCAGACGCTGTCTTTCTCACCGTGATTGGTAGCGATGGCAGTTATCGATCTATCGACTCGTTGCGGGACGCAATAAATCCATGACTGACATACTAAAACACTTGCTTGAAGGCCGCTACCGAATCTCGACGCAACTCTATTTGGGTATTGGCGGTGCTGTTGTCCTCACTATGGGGGCGAGTCTGGTTGCCTGGTTTTCCTTCAACAGCGTGGGTGACGCGCAAAGTCGCGTGAATGAAGGCAGTGTGCCCGGGATGGCAGCCGCATTTGGAGTCGCTCAACAAAGCGGTGCCATTGTAGCCGCAGCACCGCGTCTCATCGCTGCTGCAACGCCAGAGACATTTGATCAGGTTATTGCCGAGATCGCCACAGAGCGAAACACTTTTGAAGCGCAGTTGGCGGCTCTGACGCAGCGAGGTGAAGAAGAGGAACGCTTTAGTCGCATTCGCGCCCAGGGTGGTACTCTGATCTCAAATATCGAAGAAATTGAATGCTCCATGGCCGAGCTTTTTGTGCTACAAGAACGGAGTGAAGCCCTGCGTGGAGAACTTGCCGAATTGCGCAATGATCTGGTTGGTGTCATGGTTCCGCTTATTGACGATCAGTTATTCTACGCTATGACGGGGTATCGCAATCTCGGCGAAGCACCCGCGTCGCCTGCGCAGCATTTGTCGAGAAAAGAGTTCGACCACTATCGCCATCTGGCTGCATTACAAGCAGACGCCACCACAGCAATCCAGCTTCTATCGAGTGCTTTCAATCTTTCAGATGCGCCCTTGATTGAGCCATTGCGGGAGCGATTTGAGGCTGCTAAAGACAGGATTGAATGGAGTTTGTCGGCACTCGGAACGGCCAGCGCGCGTAGTCAGATCGCTCCGATATGTGCCCGCCTGTACCAGTTGGGACTGGAAGAGCAAGGGGGCTTTGACCTGCGTACACGAGAACTCGAGCAGGTCGCACATCAGCGGGACCTGCTCGCACGCAATCAGGCTCTTGCCCTTAATCTGGTCGCCGAAGCCGAAGGGCTGGTAAATGCTGCCCGCATAAGTGCGAAGGAAGCTACCCACGCTTCCACACTGGCCATCGGCACCGGGCGCAGTCTTCTGTTGGTTTTGAATGTGATCAGCATTACTGGCGCATTGTTGATTGCCTATGTATTCGTGGGACGAATGCTATTGCCCCGTCTCGAGCGACTATCTGAGCGGATGCGCCGCATGGCTGACGGCGATCTGGAGGGCAAGGTCGATATCGGTGGAAACGACGAGGTGGCAGACATGGCTGCAGCCCTTGAAGTCTTTCGCCGCCATGCTCTGGAGGTGCAGCGCCTGAATCTGGTGGAAAAACTGGCTGAAGAGTTGCAATCTAAGAATGCAGAGCTCGAAAAAGTGCTGGAGGATTTGCAGGTGGCGCAGGATCAGATTGTCATGCGCGAGAAATTGGCCGCGCTCGGCGAACTCACGGCAGGTGTGGCGCACGAGATTAAGAATCCGCTGAATTTTGTGAAGAACTTTTCAGAATCGTCGGAAGAGCTAATGGAGGAATTGGTGGAGGTACTGGACGAAAATCCCGAAGCACTGAGCGAGGAGCAGCGCGAATTGGTCGATGAGATATGCCAGGACCTCACCGACAATATGGGGCGCATCCTCCAACACGGCACCCGCGCCGACCGCATTGTTCACGATATGCTCATGATGGGGCGCGGCTCTGGTGAGAGACAGGCCATTGAAATCAATAATCTGCTCGATGAACACGCTCGCCTTGCCTACCACAGCGCACGGGCGACTGACGCGGATTTCAACTTGACTATTGAGACGGATTTCGATCCAGATGCGGGGCAAATCGAAGTTGTTCCGCAGGATTTGGGGCGCGTCTTTCTCAACATGGTAGGCAATGCCTGTTATGCTACCGACGAGAAACGTCGTGCGATCGAAGCAGATAATGGTGAGACCTTTTTTCCGACTCTGTCGCTGAGTACCAGGCGCATGGATGATCGGATAGAGATAAGCATAAAAGATAATGGGAATGGGATTCCGCCCGAGGTTGTCGATAAAATTTTTAATCCTTTCTTTACCACCAAGCCGACAGACAAGGGCACGGGGCTTGGCCTTGCCCTTTCCAACGATATTGTGCGCGAACACGGGGGAAATATCCGGGTTGTATCCGAACCTGGTGAATTTACAGAGATGATAGTTGAATTGCCTTTGGTGCCGCCCGCGGTGACGACTGAAGAGGTAGAGAGATAGAAGGGAGTGGCGGCACTGTTCCATCATTATGGGAGGGAATATCCATGCGGACGTTTTTAAAAACCCTTATTCATCACCGGTTCACCAACCGGGTGGGAAAAGTACTCGCGGTGCTCGGGTTCCTTGCGTGTGCCACAACCGCCGCGCATGCAGCGGTTGACGAGGAAACGCTGTTCGTCTTCAACACTTTTTCATTCCTCATTTGGGGCGCGCTGGTGATGTGGATGTGCGCGGGATTTACCATGCTCGAGTCCGGGTCTGTGCGCACCAAGAATGCCTCCATGATCTGCCTGAAGAATATCGGACTCTATTCCATTGCCGGGCTTGCCTACTATTTCATCGGCTATAATCTCATGTACGTCGATGTGGGGAGTGTGATCGGTTCATTCAAATTCTTATATGGACCATCTGGTGATGAGATTGCTTTGCTGGGGGGACAGGAGGCCGCGAAGGCGGCTGTGGTTAAGAACGGCTATTCCACCATGTCCAACTGGTTTTTCCAGATGGTCTTTGTTGCGACCACTGCTTCTATTGTCTCTGGGGCCCTGGCCGAACGGGTCAAGCTGTGGTCCTTTTTACTTTTTATTCTGGTGATGACAGGGATTATCTATCCCATCGTCGGTGCGTGGACCTGGGGCGAGGGATGGCTGAGTGCGATGGGTTTCAAGGATTTTGCTGGTTCGACCATCGTGCATAGCACCGGCGGTTGGGCGGCTCTTGCCGGTGCGATAGTCGTTGGACCGAGGTTAGGCAAATTCCGCAGCGATGGTACGGTTAAATCCACGCCACCATCCAATATTCTTGTGGTGACGCTGGGTGTCTTTATTCTGTGGTTCGGATGGTTTGGTTTCAATGGCGGATCGCAACTGGCATTGGGAAGCGCGCTTGACGCGGTCGCGATGAGTCATGTGCTGGTCAATACCAATCTGGCGGCCGCAGCCGGTGTTATGGCAGCTCTTTTAGTTTCTCGACCCATCCTGGGGCGCATAGATCTGTTCGCCGGTCTAAATGGCGCAATCGCCGGTCTGGTGTCGATTACCGCGGGACCCGATATTGTCGATCACTACTGGTCGGTCATTATCGGTGCTATTGGCGCAGTTGTGTGTACTGCCGGGATCAAGCTTCTGGAAAAAATCAAGCTGGATGATGTGGTGGGAGCAATACCGGCTCACCTGTTTGCCGGTATCTGGGGCACCATCGCAGTCTGCATTGCTGGCGGTGGCAATTTAGGCGTACAATTGATCGGCATCGCAGCAATTGGCGCATTCGTGTTTGTGACCTCGTGGGTGTTGTGGCGCGTGCTTGCGATGACGTTGAGTGTGCGCGTGTCGCGCCAGGTTGAGCAATTGGGTCAGGATGTTGGGGAATTGGGAATTGACGCCTATCCCGAATTTGTGCTTATGCCAGAAGAAGATGATGAGGAATAAGCGTCGGTAAGAATTTTCTGCATATCCCCTGGGGGGCGTGCTTCAAACATCATTTCTTCTTTTGTTACGGGATGCACAAATTTCAAATGCGTCGCGTGGAGCATCTGTCGATTAGTCTGTGCGAGTAGCCGGGTTGCTCTCCTGCGAAACAGGGGGGCAATCCCAGATAGCCGTTCCTCGCGGCCACCGTATAGCGGATCGCCAAATACAGGGCGATTGAGGTGTGCCAGATGCACTCTGATCTGGTGGGTGCGACCCGTCTCCAGCGCGAGTGATAGCAAAGAGAGAAAATCGTAACGCGTTCTTATTTTCCAGCGCGTTGTTGCATATCTGCCATTCTGAGAAACAGCCATTCGCTTTCGATCTTTTGGATGTCTTCCAATTGGTGCTTCTATGCGCCCCTCATCTGCTTCAAAGCCCCCCCATATCAACGCGAGATAACGCCGCTCCATTGCTCGAGTTTCCAACTGGGCAGCCAATCCGCGGTGCCCTTCATCACTTTTGGCGACGACCATCAGCCCCGATGTGTCTTTGTCCAGCCGATGCACAATACCCGGTCGCAAAACCCCATTGATACCCGATAAATGCGTGCAATGTGACAGGAGGGCATTGACGAGTGTTCCCGATGTTACGCTCCCTGCCGGGTGTACTATCATACCCGCAGGTTTGTCGAGTACCAGCACATGATCGTCTTCAAAAAAAATATCCAGAGGTAGATCCTCTGGATTAATTGTGCTCTCTATTGGAGGGGGTATATCTATTGTGATGCTATCGCCAGCGACCAGTCGATAGCTCGACCGCGTCGTCTTTCCATTGATGCATACAGCACCCTCGACAATTAGCTTTTGAAGGCGTGAACGCGAAAATTCTGGGCGTTGATCGGCCAAATAGCGGTCCAGACGCTGGCCTTTATGTTGGGGCAGAATTTTTAGATGAATCACGGTTGTACACCGTCTTGCGGTGTTTCGATGTGATGCCAAAAGTAAAAATTAAGAGGGCGGTTCCCACGCTGACGCAGGTATCCGCGAGGTTGAAAACCCACCACCGCGTAGTTCCGATACCAAAATCGAGAAAATCAATTACGACGCCAAATCGCACGCGGTCGATGATATTGCCAATTGCGCCTCCCAGTACCAGAGTCAAACCAATGGCTGCGAGGCGGTCTTCGGGCGCGATGCGCCACAGCAGCCCGCCAACTACGAGAAGTGCCACACAGGCCAGTAACAAGTGCAGGTACGGATTGCCCAATCGGATACCGAATACTGCACCCGGGTTGTGAATATAGGTTAATTTAAAAAAAGATCCCAATACCGGTACAGATTCGCCCAGAGCCATGGTTTGCAACACCCACCATTTGGTGAGTTGATCCAGCACCAATGCCACGCCTGTAATCCATAAAAATCTCACAAGTAAACCTCATGCTGATTTGTTTTGTTTTTCTTTACACGGGACGCAAACTTCCGTGGTCGGTACTGCTTCCAGTCTTTCTCTAGGGATGGGAATGTCACACGCTCGACACCTGCCAAATTCGCGATTTTTGATGCGCGTTAAAGCGGCTTCAATTTGGTCCAGATAAGCACCGTCGCGTGCTGCAAATAGAAAAGCCTTTTCGCGTTCCATGGTCGCATTGCCCAAATCGGGCATGTGATCTGAATACGTCAGGTCTCCCGACGATTCTGCCGAGGTGATCTGCATGGAATGGCTCTGCAATGTGCCCAGGTCTTTAACGATAGAGGTGCGCTTGGTCTCTAAAAGATTTTTGAAATACTCCAGGTCTTCGTTTGTCATTTTATTCCTTTCTATCCACGGCTTCCCAAATTTGACACGCATTTTCTTTGATTAGTGCGCGTTGCTCCGGCCAAAAAAATACAGGGAGTGGATCAAGCGGTACCCACGACATGCTTTCGTGATGTGTTGTATCGGTTGGCACGGCATCAATCTGCTCGGTCAAATACAAAAAATAATGAGTTATTTTCCACTCTTTCTTGTGGAAATCAAGCCTTTCTTTTATGCCGAGTTTTTCTACGAATTGCAGTTTTGATATCCCCACTTCTTCTTCGATCTCTCGTCGGGCAGCACATTCGATTTTTTCGCCCGCTTCAATGTGTCCTTTGGGCAACACATAGTCGGCATGCCCTCTCTCGCGGGCCAGAGCCAGCAATACCTGGTTGCCATCCCAACGCACCACAACACCGCCCGCGGCATGACGTTCTCGCAACCCTTTGGGACGTATGTACCAGCTATCGTCGATCATAAATGTTATTAGTAGCTCGCATCTTTCTCAAGACCAGTACTTACCGTATAAAAGACTGAGGCGTTCTTTTGTCGCGCTGGAAATCGCATCTGGCGATGTAATAATCGCAAATTGTGCGGCATTGAGACAATCGCAATCCGATGTTCTGGGCAACTGTGCAGCCAATGTGCATACAATTTGGTTTGCGTGTTCGGCATTGGCTTTTAACACAGCGACCACGGCTTCTACCGATACATCTTCTTCGGCTTCATGCCAGCAATCGTAATCGGTGCCCGTAGCCAGCATCGCATAACACATTTCGGCCTCGCGCGCGAGCTTGGCTTCCGGCAAAGCCGTCATTCCGATTACGGTCGCATTGACTTCTCGGCGATAAAAATGGGACTCTGCTCGCGTGGAGAACTGCGGTCCCTCCATACAAATATACGTTCCGCCATCGTGGGTGGTCACTCCGGATTTTTTTACAGCGGTCAGCAGTAAGTCGCGTAATTCACTGCAAAAAGGATCGGCAAAAGCCACATGACCGGCAATGCCCTCACCAAAAAATGTGTTCGCGCGAATGCCGCGGGTGCGATCAAAAATCTGATCGGGTACTACCATATCACCCGGTTTTATGGTTTCCTGCATAATTCCCACGGCACTTATCGCCAGCAGATGCGTCACGCCCATCTGTTTCAGGGCATATACATTGGCGCGATAGGGCACTTCAGAAGGCAGCAGGACATGCCCGCGTCCATGACGGGGCAAAAAATATACCGATTGGTCATCTATACGCGTTTCGACAACTGCATCTGAGGGTGCGCCAAAAGGTGTGACAAGGCGATGTTCGGCTACGATTTCCACACCTTCCATGTGATAAACACCCGATCCGCCCATAACACCCAGTCGAACAATCTGTTCAGGCATCTTCGTCGTCCTGACCTGTGGCGTCATCTTCTATTTTCGGGATATCTTCTTGTACCACATCAAAGGTGGTCACTTTCAACTGGTCTAAAAAATCGGTCTGAACCTGTACCAGCGCCTTAAATTGGGACAAGAACATATCGCGTTGATTTTGTAACTCCACAGTCTCTGTGCGTATATCATGTACCTGCGTGCGCGCTTTTTCAATGGCCCGATTGCTGCGGATCTCGGCTTCTTTCACAATCAGCCGCGCTTCCTTGTGCCCATTTTCCTTGACTTCCTCAGCCGTTTGTTGGGCAGTCCTGAGCATCTCCTGGAGGGTTTGCTCTATTGACCGATAGTGATGCACTTCTGATTGCAACGCATGGAGGTGTTCTTTTAGTTCGAGATTTTCGGCACCGAGTTTTTCGACTTCTGTAGCCAGCATGTCGAGAAATGCCTGTACTTCCTCTTGATCATAACCGCGAAAAGACTTCTTAAAAATCTGCTTGCGAATATCCAGTGGTGTGATGTTCACATTCCCCTCCCCTAAGGGCTATCGGTTATAACTCAAATACACTTTGAATGGCACTTTGAACAACCTGCAGAAGCAAAATTAACAAAATGGGTGACAAATCGAACATGCCCAGTGGAGGAACGATCTGTCGGAAAGGGCCCATAATAGGCTCAGTCAAGCTGTAAAGGGTCCACATAAATCTGCCTCCGCGCACAAAGGGCAACCACGAAAATACGATACGCGCGATAATTAAAACGAGCAAGACCGCAACAGTTCCATAGAGCAACCATCCGATGATATGCAGGATTTCACCGGAAGAAATACCGTGTAACAATCCTATGAGTGAACGCAGCACATCGTTGGTCAACCACTTAAAAAAAAATGCCCCGATCAATGTCGCAATTATCAGAATTAACGGTGCCGCACCGGCATTTCCTGGCATGTGTTGCGCAATGGGCCACACGAGCGGGTCGGTTATGCGCCGAACATAATATTGAGACCAGCCAAAAGAACTCATACGAACCAAAATAGCGCGTAATAGCAACAACGCCACCATGCCGATTACCAATGCAACAAGCATCCAGTCAATGGCTTGTTGTATTAAAATAATCGCCTGAGCAACCACATCAACCATAGTTTATACCGTCCGCTGACCAAAAATCGCCGTGCCCACGCGCACCATTGTTGCGCCTTCTTCAATTGCAACTTCAAAGTCGCCGGTCATCCCCATAGACAGGGCAGATACATGGGGCTTGTGAATTGCGATGTGGTCCCTGATTTGTCGCAATAAGACAAAATTTGGTCGCGCTGTTTCCGGGTCTGGCGCAAATGCGCCAATTGTCATCAGCCCCGCCACCGAAACGCCCTGCAAGTCATCGACCTGCTCGACCAGATCTAATGCCGCGTTGGGGGATATACCGAACTTCGATGCTTCGCCCGATGTATTTACCTGTACCAATACGCGAGCTGGGGTATTTCTCCGCACAGCCCACCGGCTGATCTCTTTTGCCAGGCGCAATGTGTCAACCGAGTGAATCAGGTCGAATAAAGGCAAGGCTATTTTGACTTTGTTGCGCTGTAAGTGTCCAACCAAATGCCAGGATACTGTGCCAGCCACCTCTGGGACCTTGTGCTGTGCTTCTTGCACGCGACTTTCACCTAAAACCCGCGTCCCTGCATCTACGACCTGTTGCACGACATCGGCGGGCCAGGTCTTTGTTACAACAATCAATTTAACCGCATCTGCTGACCGCCCGGACCGCCTGGTAGCGCTGTCAATGCGGTCTTGAACGCGCTTTAAGTTCTCAGCAATTGCCGACATGGGTTTCGGTCTCAAAATTGAAATATAGATTTCATAATTTATGTAAAAAATAGTGTAATGGCAACAAAAACGGCTTGGAACATATGAGGTGAGCCACGCGAATTTTTTAGCCATGTAG from Gemmatimonadota bacterium includes these protein-coding regions:
- a CDS encoding ATP-binding protein, encoding MKRSLCIASDLNELERLHDAVAELGEAGDWPPDLVYQVDLVLEELIVNTVNYGYDDDARHEIEVTLTSDEDVFTVEIIDDGHAFNPLSDAPEPDLDAGIEDRPIGGLGIHLMRVMMDDVHYRREQNKNHLTLIKRRNG
- a CDS encoding TraR/DksA C4-type zinc finger protein, with translation MTNEDLEYFKNLLETKRTSIVKDLGTLQSHSMQITSAESSGDLTYSDHMPDLGNATMEREKAFLFAARDGAYLDQIEAALTRIKNREFGRCRACDIPIPRERLEAVPTTEVCVPCKEKQNKSA
- a CDS encoding ABC transporter substrate-binding protein, whose amino-acid sequence is MRRTRYICAVLLLVLLIVEIRAEESGISDERILFGQSAAFSGPAQELGKDMRIGIEAAFQEANARGGVHGRQLTLLSLDDAYEPEAAIANTRRLIEQEGVFALIGAVGTPTSLSATPVAAAADVPYIAPFTGAAFLREARWQNVINLRASYNQETEAMVARLTTDLGIKRIAVMYQDDSFGRAGYRGVRQALERRSMAPVAIGVYQRNTTAVKTGLLNLHSANPDAVILIGAYRPVATLIAWARHIGLDPVFMTISFVGSNALARELGRGGAGVFVTQVVPFPTDNTLPVGLAYRRALTAHAPEATPGFVSYEGYLAGRLAIAALERCGREVDRVGFLKNLRGTDTIDLDGFELRYGANDNQGSDAVFLTVIGSDGSYRSIDSLRDAINP
- the lspA gene encoding signal peptidase II, which gives rise to MRFLWITGVALVLDQLTKWWVLQTMALGESVPVLGSFFKLTYIHNPGAVFGIRLGNPYLHLLLACVALLVVGGLLWRIAPEDRLAAIGLTLVLGGAIGNIIDRVRFGVVIDFLDFGIGTTRWWVFNLADTCVSVGTALLIFTFGITSKHRKTVYNRDSSKNSAPT
- a CDS encoding ammonium transporter, coding for MRTFLKTLIHHRFTNRVGKVLAVLGFLACATTAAHAAVDEETLFVFNTFSFLIWGALVMWMCAGFTMLESGSVRTKNASMICLKNIGLYSIAGLAYYFIGYNLMYVDVGSVIGSFKFLYGPSGDEIALLGGQEAAKAAVVKNGYSTMSNWFFQMVFVATTASIVSGALAERVKLWSFLLFILVMTGIIYPIVGAWTWGEGWLSAMGFKDFAGSTIVHSTGGWAALAGAIVVGPRLGKFRSDGTVKSTPPSNILVVTLGVFILWFGWFGFNGGSQLALGSALDAVAMSHVLVNTNLAAAAGVMAALLVSRPILGRIDLFAGLNGAIAGLVSITAGPDIVDHYWSVIIGAIGAVVCTAGIKLLEKIKLDDVVGAIPAHLFAGIWGTIAVCIAGGGNLGVQLIGIAAIGAFVFVTSWVLWRVLAMTLSVRVSRQVEQLGQDVGELGIDAYPEFVLMPEEDDEE
- a CDS encoding DivIVA domain-containing protein; the encoded protein is MNITPLDIRKQIFKKSFRGYDQEEVQAFLDMLATEVEKLGAENLELKEHLHALQSEVHHYRSIEQTLQEMLRTAQQTAEEVKENGHKEARLIVKEAEIRSNRAIEKARTQVHDIRTETVELQNQRDMFLSQFKALVQVQTDFLDQLKVTTFDVVQEDIPKIEDDATGQDDEDA
- a CDS encoding YggS family pyridoxal phosphate-dependent enzyme; translation: MSAIAENLKRVQDRIDSATRRSGRSADAVKLIVVTKTWPADVVQQVVDAGTRVLGESRVQEAQHKVPEVAGTVSWHLVGHLQRNKVKIALPLFDLIHSVDTLRLAKEISRWAVRRNTPARVLVQVNTSGEASKFGISPNAALDLVEQVDDLQGVSVAGLMTIGAFAPDPETARPNFVLLRQIRDHIAIHKPHVSALSMGMTGDFEVAIEEGATMVRVGTAIFGQRTV
- a CDS encoding RluA family pseudouridine synthase, which produces MIHLKILPQHKGQRLDRYLADQRPEFSRSRLQKLIVEGAVCINGKTTRSSYRLVAGDSITIDIPPPIESTINPEDLPLDIFFEDDHVLVLDKPAGMIVHPAGSVTSGTLVNALLSHCTHLSGINGVLRPGIVHRLDKDTSGLMVVAKSDEGHRGLAAQLETRAMERRYLALIWGGFEADEGRIEAPIGRHPKDRKRMAVSQNGRYATTRWKIRTRYDFLSLLSLALETGRTHQIRVHLAHLNRPVFGDPLYGGREERLSGIAPLFRRRATRLLAQTNRQMLHATHLKFVHPVTKEEMMFEARPPGDMQKILTDAYSSSSSSGISTNSG
- a CDS encoding SpoIIE family protein phosphatase — protein: MKKAQYKILVVDDEPDLEHLVRQRMRRDVRAGHYEFVFAYNGIEALEVLNADPDIDMVLSDINMPRMDGLTLLEQMSQVDPDLRAVIVSAYGDMKNIRTAMNRGAFDFVTKPIDFQDLRVTIERTLEHLQMWREAVASRDKLVALQNELRVAHEMQQSILPKIFPNKPGYQLFGNMEPAREVGGDFFDIINLENDCVGLAIADVSDKGVPAALFMMSSRTLMKGAAIGRSSPAEVLSEVNNLLQEDNDAAMFVTVFYAEYNPGSGVLSYANGGHNPPIVVHADGSSTVLPQTNGIALGIMPDIEYEQNSVTLSPGDALVLYTDGVTEAMNAQNEEFEMERLCAVLSEHCSCDVREINQAVFQAVQAFAGDMPQFDDMTCMTLFCREIGI
- a CDS encoding NUDIX hydrolase, whose amino-acid sequence is MIDDSWYIRPKGLRERHAAGGVVVRWDGNQVLLALARERGHADYVLPKGHIEAGEKIECAARREIEEEVGISKLQFVEKLGIKERLDFHKKEWKITHYFLYLTEQIDAVPTDTTHHESMSWVPLDPLPVFFWPEQRALIKENACQIWEAVDRKE
- a CDS encoding YggT family protein, translating into MVDVVAQAIILIQQAIDWMLVALVIGMVALLLLRAILVRMSSFGWSQYYVRRITDPLVWPIAQHMPGNAGAAPLILIIATLIGAFFFKWLTNDVLRSLIGLLHGISSGEILHIIGWLLYGTVAVLLVLIIARIVFSWLPFVRGGRFMWTLYSLTEPIMGPFRQIVPPLGMFDLSPILLILLLQVVQSAIQSVFEL
- the mtnP gene encoding S-methyl-5'-thioadenosine phosphorylase, which codes for MPEQIVRLGVMGGSGVYHMEGVEIVAEHRLVTPFGAPSDAVVETRIDDQSVYFLPRHGRGHVLLPSEVPYRANVYALKQMGVTHLLAISAVGIMQETIKPGDMVVPDQIFDRTRGIRANTFFGEGIAGHVAFADPFCSELRDLLLTAVKKSGVTTHDGGTYICMEGPQFSTRAESHFYRREVNATVIGMTALPEAKLAREAEMCYAMLATGTDYDCWHEAEEDVSVEAVVAVLKANAEHANQIVCTLAAQLPRTSDCDCLNAAQFAIITSPDAISSATKERLSLLYGKYWS
- a CDS encoding ATP-binding protein, which codes for MTDILKHLLEGRYRISTQLYLGIGGAVVLTMGASLVAWFSFNSVGDAQSRVNEGSVPGMAAAFGVAQQSGAIVAAAPRLIAAATPETFDQVIAEIATERNTFEAQLAALTQRGEEEERFSRIRAQGGTLISNIEEIECSMAELFVLQERSEALRGELAELRNDLVGVMVPLIDDQLFYAMTGYRNLGEAPASPAQHLSRKEFDHYRHLAALQADATTAIQLLSSAFNLSDAPLIEPLRERFEAAKDRIEWSLSALGTASARSQIAPICARLYQLGLEEQGGFDLRTRELEQVAHQRDLLARNQALALNLVAEAEGLVNAARISAKEATHASTLAIGTGRSLLLVLNVISITGALLIAYVFVGRMLLPRLERLSERMRRMADGDLEGKVDIGGNDEVADMAAALEVFRRHALEVQRLNLVEKLAEELQSKNAELEKVLEDLQVAQDQIVMREKLAALGELTAGVAHEIKNPLNFVKNFSESSEELMEELVEVLDENPEALSEEQRELVDEICQDLTDNMGRILQHGTRADRIVHDMLMMGRGSGERQAIEINNLLDEHARLAYHSARATDADFNLTIETDFDPDAGQIEVVPQDLGRVFLNMVGNACYATDEKRRAIEADNGETFFPTLSLSTRRMDDRIEISIKDNGNGIPPEVVDKIFNPFFTTKPTDKGTGLGLALSNDIVREHGGNIRVVSEPGEFTEMIVELPLVPPAVTTEEVER